The DNA window TGTTGCCAGCTCGACATTATGTAGGTAGGCAAGCCAGTCTCCACTGTCTACTAAATATTCACATACTCAGTTCAAACAAGACTTCGGAGTCGTTCAGAGGCACTCAAGGTGTTGGTAGACAGAAGACACAGTCACAAGACGTGTCGTCGTAATCATGGGGTCTcattttttctcttttatgCTTTGCCTACCATTACAAGCAAGAATGAAACCGTCCGTGCCCTTAGCAGATGCAAATGATCAATTGACGCCTGAGTAGACCTCCGTCTCTCATCCCACGGATCTCCATCTTTCCTTCATCAGGTTTTGGCGGCTATTCCCAGCCTGGTGATTTAAGCATCCTATTGCTCAACAGCCTGgacctcatcaccaccctcctcctcagcaacacgAGCATCCTGAGCAGCCTGAGCGGCTTGGGCGGCCTTAGCGCCGTAGTCCTGGCTGACAGGCTGGAGGAcagcctgctcctccttAGGCTCGATAATGGTAACGGCGTCAGGGAGAGTCTTTTGGGGACCGGCCTTGCCCTCAGGGTCAGAGCCGCGCATGATCTTAACCTTGATACCCAGGACACCCTGTCGGAGGAGAACATGGCGGGTAGCGTGATCGATGAAGTCCTTGGCGGGCTGACCAGAGTGAATCATGAAGCCGTCGGTGAACTTCATGGACTTGGCACGGGCAGCACGGAGCTTACCGGAGACGACAACCTCGCAACCCTTGGCACCGGACTCCATGATGAAGCGGAGGACACCATAGCAAGCACGTCGGACGGCGAGACCGTTCAGAAGCTTGTATCGGAGGGACTCGCACTGAGCGACGGCTGAGAGACCACGGTTCTGGACCTTGGCGGCGTAGAGGGAGACGGAGTTCTCGGGGAACTTGAATCGCTTCTGAATGAGCGAGGTGAGCTCGCGAATGCGGCGGCCCTGCTCGCCGAGAACCTCCTGGGTGTGGGTGGCtcggatgatgatatcggtGACGGTGGGGGTAACGCGGACCTCGACGCCGGAGTAGCCCTCCTCAGCGAGCTCACGCTGGAAGAACTCGTTGAGCTCGGCGTAGAAGACACCGTCGGCGACGAACTTTC is part of the Fusarium fujikuroi IMI 58289 draft genome, chromosome FFUJ_chr07 genome and encodes:
- a CDS encoding probable S3 ribosomal protein, which encodes MAHPGSQISKRRKFVADGVFYAELNEFFQRELAEEGYSGVEVRVTPTVTDIIIRATHTQEVLGEQGRRIRELTSLIQKRFKFPENSVSLYAAKVQNRGLSAVAQCESLRYKLLNGLAVRRACYGVLRFIMESGAKGCEVVVSGKLRAARAKSMKFTDGFMIHSGQPAKDFIDHATRHVLLRQGVLGIKVKIMRGSDPEGKAGPQKTLPDAVTIIEPKEEQAVLQPVSQDYGAKAAQAAQAAQDARVAEEEGGDEVQAVEQ